The stretch of DNA TGTGTCAGGGCGAACGCGCCTTTCCGGTAAGCCAGGGTTGAGCCGTCATCCTCGTAGAGCGTGTAGCTTGCCAATCCATCTCCTGACATATAGCAGGTAATAGTCAGGGGATCGGTTGGCCGCTGGTCTGTATATTGCATCACAGGGCCGCTGGGGAGAATGCTGTTGCCGCGCACGAATAACGGCCAGCGCTCGAGTGGTGCCGCCACTTCTATTGTGCCCGAACCGGGATATGCTGTCCCGTCCCAATAATCGAACCAGGTTCCAGCCGGTAGATATACGTTACGGCTTGTGGCCCCTTGCTCGTAGATAGGCGCGGAGAGGAGACTATCGCCCAGGAGAAATTCATCCTGGCTGTCGCAAGCCAGTTCGTCGTTTGGGTAATGGTAGTACAGCGGGCGCATGATGGGTGTGCCTTGAGCCGTTGCCTCGTGGAAGAGCGTATAGATGTAGGGCAGCAGGCGGTAACGTTGTTCAATGGCGGCGCGGAATGCGCTTTCATAAGGTTCGCCGAAAGCCCACGGCTCCTGGTCGGGATTGCCTGTAGCATTATGGTTGCGACAGAATGGTAGTAAAGCGCCGAGCTGGGCAAAACGTACCAGTAGTTCTCCATTGCTGGCATTCCAGAATCCGCCAATATCCATGCCTATGAAAGGTACGCCGCTCATGCTCAGGTTGAGGCACATCGGTATGGCCATCAGAATGTTATCCCAGGCGCTCGTATTATCGCCCGTCCATATTGCGGCATAGCGCTGTACGCCGCCAGTGCCGGAGCGTGAGAGGACGAAAGGCCGCGTATCCGGTCGCAGGCGCGTTAATCCTTCGAATGTCGAGCGAGCCATTTCCATGCCATATGCATTATGGAAAAATTTATGCAGCACTGGTGGGCCATCAGGTCCGGTAGGATTATCCCCGCCAGCGCGGTGCAGCACGTCATTGCTCATCGTCTTTCCATGTGCTGATGGTTCATCTGGCGCTGAAAGTAAGTTCGATAATGCCGGTTCATTCATATCATTCCAGATACCATCAACTCCCTGATCGAGCAATCCCGAGTAAAGATTGCCCCACCAGCTACGTACCTCACTGCGGGAGAAATCGGGAAAAACGCACTCACCTGGCCAGACGGTGCCAGTAAAGAGCTTTCCATCTTCGTGGCGGCAAAAGTAGTCATGCTCCATTCCCTGCCGGTAGACGGAGTAATCATCGTCGATTTTTATGCCTGGATCAATAATAGTAACCAGGTGTATTCCCTGCTCGTGCAGCTCGTTAGCCATGCGTGTAGGATCAGGGAAGCGCTGGGCATCCCATGTGAAACAGCGATAGCCGTTCATATAGTCAATATCCAGCCAGATGCCGTCGCAGGGATGATGGCGGGCGCGAAGTTTTGCTGCCAGTTCGCGGATTTCTTCCTCACTTTTATAGTCCCAGCGGCATTGTTGATAGCCAATGGCCCACCTGGGCGGTAAAGGCATGTGCCCGGTCAATGCGGCATATTGTCTCATGACATCGGCGGGTTGTGGACCTGTAAAGAAATAGACGACCATGCTATCGCCTTGTATGGTCATGGTAGCCTCTGATTCGTTCGTTTTGCCCAGGTCCATATCGACCAATCCGGTATGATCGATTAAAATGCCATAAGCCCTGCCCTCATCGAGATGCAGGCCAAGATAGAAAGGGATAGAGGTATACATCGTGACTGTTTGCGGTCCGTGGAACTGTGGTGGATCAACGTTCCAGACTGGGAATGCCAGCCCGCGCTTGTTCATATCGCCGGTACGTTCGCCCAATCCGTAGATGCGCTCCTCGCTGGCGAGTGAGCGTGCCAGGCGAATGGCGGTGGATGAGAAGGAAAAGCCGTGTAGATACGGCTCGATAATAGCTCGCGCCTGTTCCTCGTCCAGGAATTGAGGCCACTCTTCGTCACCTTTTGTGACAATCCAGGAATGATAGGGAAGCGTGCCGGGTCTGCCATCGACGAGTTGATAGCGCGTTTCATCCAGTATGCCACCGCGCACGAAACGTACTCGAATGGTATTACTGTCGAGGATGGCTCCCGCGAGCAGGCACTCAGCGGGGTCAGTTTCTTCCGCGTGCCAGATATGCTCGCTTCCTTTCCTGCATTGATAGTAGAATTGCCGGACGGTTGTTAACATGAGTAGTTTCCTTCTTTCTACTAGAGTTGATGTAGTTTTCTTAACCTACATTGTTGTATCCTCATAGGTTTCTCAACGAACCATCAACCTGATTCATACCATGCAAATACTATTATTGATCACGGGGGAAAGCCACATGGGGGATGTCCTGGGGGGGACATACGAACAGTGGCTCAGCATACGGGTCATTGTCCTGGGGAACGACATAGGGAGAATGAAAAGTCTTTCTCCTGTTGTTCGGGTAGCCGGAACTCGCAAGTACTTGCGAGTTCCGGTTTTTTGTGCTTATTATAGCAGGCTGGAGCGGGTTCATTTTGCCTGTGTGCAGTTTTCAATGTCTCTGCATCTCTCAGTAGCCACCCTATGCCCTGGTAACGGCGGGCGAGAGCCTGCACTGGATGGAGTGGGATGTGGTTCTGCCGCGTCTCGCACGCATCTTGACGCCGCATGGCATGCTCGCGATTGCCTATGTTGAGGGGCAGACTAGCAGGTCCGCTCCCTGGAGCGAAGGCGCAGACCAGATCAAGCAACGTTTCTCCAATAACCCCGCCTACCAGCCTTTCGATTGGATTACCGCATCAGAGAAGGAAGGGTTTTTCCAAAAACTGGGCGAGCGCCAGACTGCTCCAGTGGTGGTCAAGCAAACGGTTGAGGATTACATTGCTGCCCAACATGCGCGCAGCACTCTTTCGCTCGACACCATGACAGCTGAACAGGCAAAGCAGTTCGACATGGAGATGCAGGCGCTGCTGTTGCCTTTTGCGCAAGATGGCCTGCTCACCTTCAGCGTAGTTGGTGGGATTACCTGGGGCAAACCCAAAAGCGGGGAGAGGTGAGCCTGCTCTCGCCTGAAATGAGCGAGGCGTTGAGAGAAAAGCATATGAATTCTGAGAGGCTTGACTTTTTTGTTATTTCATTGTATAGTCCATATATATAAATATCACTGGTCGGCAAACAGGCGTGTTTGCTTTGAACGCTCTATAAAAATGAAAAGAGAGATTTTATTATGAGTACAAGACCACAATTGACCCCGTTTGAACAAGGGGCAGCCTCCCGCCTCGTAGGGAAGGTAGCGCTCATTACCGGCGCGAGCCGTGGAATCGGCGCGGCGACAGCCCGTCTGTTTGCCCAGGAGGGGGCACGGGTGGTGCTGGCCGCGCGCAGTAAGGAGGCCATAGCACACCTGGCAGAAGAGATCAGGGCTGGCGAAGGGGAAGCGGTGGCTGTTCAAGCCGATGTATCCGGCGCGAATTCAGTCGAGAAGCTTATCAAGCGCACTGTTGAGAAGTATGGCAGACTGGATCTCGCGGTCAACAACGCTGGCATCGCTGGAGGCAACAAGCCGCTGGTAGAGGTGAGCGAAGAGACCTTTGACCAGGTCACGGGGATTAATCTCAAGGGCGTTTTCCTCTGCCTGAAGTATGAGATTCCTGCCATGCTTGCCGTGGGAGGAGGAGCTATCGTCAATGTCAGTTCCACCGTGGGACTGGTGGGTCACGGAGGCCATGGAACCGGCCTTGCTCCTTACATTGCCAGTAAGCATGGCGTTGTCGGCCTGACGAAAGCTGCCGCCCTCGAATACGCCGCACAGCACATTCGCGTCAATGCAGTCGCCTTTGGCACCGTCCTTACCGAGGTGAACCAGGGCTGGTACGCCAATGAGCAGATCAGACAACGGATGACAAGCGTGATCCCCATGGGACGCGTGGCCGATCCACGCGAAGCTGC from Ktedonobacteraceae bacterium encodes:
- a CDS encoding glucose 1-dehydrogenase, translating into MSTRPQLTPFEQGAASRLVGKVALITGASRGIGAATARLFAQEGARVVLAARSKEAIAHLAEEIRAGEGEAVAVQADVSGANSVEKLIKRTVEKYGRLDLAVNNAGIAGGNKPLVEVSEETFDQVTGINLKGVFLCLKYEIPAMLAVGGGAIVNVSSTVGLVGHGGHGTGLAPYIASKHGVVGLTKAAALEYAAQHIRVNAVAFGTVLTEVNQGWYANEQIRQRMTSVIPMGRVADPREAAEAILWLCSDAASYVTGVTLPVDGGYIVP
- a CDS encoding TIM-barrel domain-containing protein, with translation MLTTVRQFYYQCRKGSEHIWHAEETDPAECLLAGAILDSNTIRVRFVRGGILDETRYQLVDGRPGTLPYHSWIVTKGDEEWPQFLDEEQARAIIEPYLHGFSFSSTAIRLARSLASEERIYGLGERTGDMNKRGLAFPVWNVDPPQFHGPQTVTMYTSIPFYLGLHLDEGRAYGILIDHTGLVDMDLGKTNESEATMTIQGDSMVVYFFTGPQPADVMRQYAALTGHMPLPPRWAIGYQQCRWDYKSEEEIRELAAKLRARHHPCDGIWLDIDYMNGYRCFTWDAQRFPDPTRMANELHEQGIHLVTIIDPGIKIDDDYSVYRQGMEHDYFCRHEDGKLFTGTVWPGECVFPDFSRSEVRSWWGNLYSGLLDQGVDGIWNDMNEPALSNLLSAPDEPSAHGKTMSNDVLHRAGGDNPTGPDGPPVLHKFFHNAYGMEMARSTFEGLTRLRPDTRPFVLSRSGTGGVQRYAAIWTGDNTSAWDNILMAIPMCLNLSMSGVPFIGMDIGGFWNASNGELLVRFAQLGALLPFCRNHNATGNPDQEPWAFGEPYESAFRAAIEQRYRLLPYIYTLFHEATAQGTPIMRPLYYHYPNDELACDSQDEFLLGDSLLSAPIYEQGATSRNVYLPAGTWFDYWDGTAYPGSGTIEVAAPLERWPLFVRGNSILPSGPVMQYTDQRPTDPLTITCYMSGDGLASYTLYEDDGSTLAYRKGAFALTHISCRVDSDLAAVEIEEQYEHYRSQREWYDLVVFTGGQIRQQRVRAGQSKVVIRL